In a single window of the Limibacillus halophilus genome:
- a CDS encoding sensor histidine kinase: MKTKRYKLPSLLRGLSARLLILTIFFVMLSEVFIYAPSIGRFRLTYLQEKLSAAHLAILTLEAAPDFMVGPDLQRELLSHVGARSIALSKPGAGKLMLMDSQLPPIDDSYDLSSQGFFMLIRDAFMVLTSEGDRLIRVMGPSPKDRDAIVEVVMHQSPLREAMLGFSQRILALSLIISLITAALVYLSLQLLMVMPMRRITESMIAFRRDPEDGHSLIRASDRSDEVGLAQRELARMQEVLRDTLTQKTRLAALGTAVSKITHDLRNILATARLVSDRLADIDDPAVKRVAPTLLSAIDRAVNLCLQTLDYTTEKPPRPQFEDFPLRGLIDEVGQGLLADETQHRIWNNEVPEGLELEADREQLYRVLHNLGNNAFEAGAGVVTVRCESSDRRLSIDVVDDGPGLPPRALENIFKPFESSARRGGVGLGLCIANDLVRAHGGRLALASTGAEGSRFRIEIPLREVQRKENAA; encoded by the coding sequence ATGAAGACCAAGCGCTACAAATTGCCGTCGCTGCTGCGAGGGCTGTCGGCACGCCTGCTGATTCTGACCATCTTCTTTGTGATGCTGTCGGAGGTATTCATTTACGCGCCTTCCATAGGTCGATTCAGGTTGACCTACCTTCAAGAGAAGCTGAGTGCGGCGCATTTGGCGATCTTGACCCTGGAAGCCGCACCGGACTTCATGGTCGGTCCCGACCTGCAGCGCGAGCTTCTGTCGCATGTGGGTGCGCGCAGTATCGCGCTGTCCAAGCCCGGCGCCGGCAAGCTCATGTTGATGGATAGCCAACTGCCGCCGATAGACGACAGTTATGACCTGAGCAGCCAAGGTTTCTTTATGTTGATCCGGGATGCCTTCATGGTGCTGACCAGTGAAGGAGATCGCTTAATTCGGGTCATGGGGCCTTCGCCCAAGGATCGGGATGCGATCGTTGAGGTGGTGATGCACCAATCGCCGCTGCGTGAAGCCATGTTGGGATTCTCGCAACGTATCCTCGCACTTTCCTTGATCATCTCCTTGATCACAGCGGCTTTGGTTTATTTGAGCCTGCAGTTGCTGATGGTGATGCCGATGCGCCGTATCACGGAAAGCATGATTGCTTTTCGCCGGGATCCAGAGGACGGACACAGCCTGATCCGTGCCTCGGATCGCTCTGACGAAGTAGGTTTGGCGCAACGTGAGCTTGCACGCATGCAAGAGGTGTTGCGCGATACGCTGACGCAAAAAACCCGTTTGGCGGCGCTGGGGACGGCGGTCTCCAAGATCACTCACGACCTCAGAAACATTCTGGCGACTGCTCGTTTGGTATCAGACAGGCTGGCGGACATCGACGATCCTGCGGTGAAGCGCGTCGCGCCGACACTGCTCTCTGCGATCGATCGTGCGGTCAATCTGTGCCTGCAAACATTGGATTACACGACCGAAAAGCCGCCTCGACCTCAATTTGAAGACTTTCCATTGCGCGGCTTAATCGACGAAGTGGGGCAGGGATTACTGGCCGATGAGACGCAGCATCGTATCTGGAACAACGAGGTGCCGGAGGGGTTGGAGTTGGAAGCAGACCGCGAGCAGCTGTACAGAGTTCTGCACAACCTAGGAAACAACGCCTTCGAAGCGGGGGCAGGGGTGGTGACAGTACGTTGTGAGAGCAGCGACAGACGGCTTTCCATCGATGTCGTGGACGACGGACCCGGGCTTCCGCCTCGCGCGCTGGAAAACATCTTCAAACCGTTTGAGAGTTCGGCGCGGCGGGGGGGTGTTGGCCTTGGCTTGTGCATTGCAAACGACCTTGTCCGCGCACATGGCGGGCGGCTGGCACTGGCGTCCACGGGAGCCGAAGGGTCGCGTTTTAGGATCGAGATTCCGTTGCGTGAGGTCCAACGCAAGGAGAACGCCGCTTGA
- a CDS encoding integrase core domain-containing protein, whose protein sequence is MCNYTPSKPMKNRFVESFNGRLRGKSLNENLFRGYGHARELNERWRHDYNYLRPHTSHTKGIYNPVRSEP, encoded by the coding sequence ATCTGCAATTATACACCTAGCAAACCGATGAAGAACAGATTTGTCGAGAGCTTCAATGGTCGACTCCGGGGCAAAAGCCTGAACGAAAATCTGTTCAGGGGTTACGGCCATGCAAGAGAGCTCAATGAGCGCTGGCGTCACGATTATAACTACCTCAGACCGCATACGAGCCACACCAAAGGAATTTACAACCCGGTCCGATCAGAACCATAA
- the panC gene encoding pantoate--beta-alanine ligase, producing the protein METIRRVAELRARVSDWRAAGLTVGLVPTMGALHAGHLQLVRRAFEDCDRVVVSIFVNPLQFDRPGDLASYPRDEAADREKLVTAGVQVLYGPLVEEMYPEHFSTGVMVAALSEGLCGAHRPGHFGGVATVVSKLLLQCLPDRAYFGEKDFQQLRVIERVTRDLDIPATIVPVETVREPDGLAMSSRNRLLTDQQRRAAPKLFAVLTEMAVQLADGTTAAEPVLEAGRKSLSAAGFERVEYLELRDSNLLRPLERADRPSRLFAAAWLGAVRLIDNLPVIDRQPEGRGD; encoded by the coding sequence TTGGAAACAATTCGGAGAGTGGCGGAATTGCGCGCGCGAGTCTCGGATTGGCGTGCCGCAGGTCTTACGGTTGGCTTAGTGCCGACAATGGGCGCTCTGCATGCGGGGCACCTACAATTGGTCAGGCGAGCCTTTGAAGATTGCGACCGTGTCGTAGTGTCTATCTTCGTCAATCCGCTGCAGTTTGACCGGCCAGGTGATCTTGCCAGCTACCCACGGGACGAAGCGGCGGACCGGGAGAAACTGGTAACGGCCGGCGTACAGGTCCTCTACGGGCCGCTTGTCGAGGAAATGTATCCTGAGCATTTCTCGACCGGTGTGATGGTAGCCGCCTTGAGCGAGGGCCTCTGCGGGGCGCATAGGCCCGGACATTTCGGTGGCGTTGCTACCGTGGTCAGCAAGCTTCTACTGCAATGCTTGCCCGACAGGGCCTATTTTGGCGAGAAGGACTTTCAACAGCTTCGGGTCATAGAACGGGTTACGCGCGACCTCGATATTCCCGCTACCATTGTTCCGGTCGAAACAGTCCGGGAGCCCGACGGCCTCGCCATGTCTTCACGCAATCGGCTGTTGACGGACCAGCAACGCCGGGCTGCGCCGAAACTGTTTGCAGTTTTAACGGAGATGGCGGTGCAACTGGCCGATGGGACGACTGCCGCAGAGCCCGTGCTCGAGGCTGGGCGCAAAAGTCTTTCGGCAGCCGGATTCGAGCGGGTTGAGTACCTGGAACTCAGAGATTCCAACCTGCTACGGCCTTTGGAACGGGCAGACCGGCCGAGCCGACTGTTTGCCGCGGCTTGGCTGGGTGCGGTGCGCTTGATCGATAATCTCCCGGTCATCGATCGTCAGCCGGAAGGTCGAGGCGACTAG
- a CDS encoding formate--tetrahydrofolate ligase — MAKSDIEIAREATMQPITEIGSKLGIPADQVLQYGPYKGKLSFDFINSLDSKPDGKLILVTAITPTPAGEGKTTTTVGLGDGLNRIGKKAAICLREPSQGPCFGMKGGAAGGGYAQVVPMEDINLHFTGDFHAIGIAHNLLSALIDNHIYWGNELGIDLRRVSWRRVVDMNDRSLRSIVSSLGGVSNGFPREDGFDIVVASEVMAIFCLAKDLNDLTERLSRIVVAQRRDKSPVTAGDLMAPGPMAVLLKDAISPNLVQTLENNPAFIHGGPFANIAHGCNSVIATRTALKLADYVVTEAGFGADLGAEKFFDIKCRKAGLKPAAAVVVATIRALKMHGGVAKENLGQENVEAVKKGCSNLARHLANVKSFGVPVVVAINRFSADTDAEVAAVQEVAKTQGAKAILCNHWAEGSKGTEELAHEVVRVVDSQTANFSPIYPDDMPLWDKVKTIATRLYGASDIIADKAVRNRFKELEDMGYGDLPVCMAKTQYSFSTDPNLKGAPSGHVVPVRELRLSAGAGFVVAICGEIMTMPGLPRVPSAHNIKLDANGQIEGLF, encoded by the coding sequence ATGGCCAAGAGCGATATCGAAATCGCACGTGAAGCGACGATGCAACCGATCACCGAAATCGGCAGCAAATTGGGTATTCCCGCCGATCAGGTGCTGCAGTACGGCCCCTACAAGGGCAAGCTTTCCTTTGATTTCATCAACTCCCTGGACAGCAAGCCCGATGGCAAGCTGATCCTGGTAACGGCGATTACGCCAACCCCGGCGGGTGAAGGCAAGACCACCACCACCGTGGGCCTGGGAGATGGCCTCAATCGCATCGGCAAGAAGGCGGCGATCTGTTTACGCGAGCCAAGCCAGGGGCCTTGCTTCGGCATGAAGGGTGGCGCCGCTGGCGGCGGCTATGCCCAGGTTGTGCCGATGGAGGATATCAACCTCCACTTTACCGGCGACTTCCATGCCATAGGCATCGCCCACAACCTGCTGTCCGCGCTGATCGATAACCACATCTATTGGGGTAACGAGCTCGGTATCGACCTGCGCCGGGTGTCGTGGCGCCGGGTGGTGGACATGAACGACCGCTCGCTGCGTTCGATCGTCAGTTCCCTGGGCGGCGTTTCCAACGGCTTCCCGCGAGAAGACGGCTTCGATATCGTTGTGGCGTCCGAAGTCATGGCAATTTTCTGCCTCGCCAAGGACCTCAACGACCTGACCGAGCGCCTGTCGCGGATCGTGGTCGCGCAGCGCCGCGACAAATCGCCGGTGACAGCGGGCGATTTGATGGCGCCGGGCCCCATGGCTGTGTTGTTGAAGGATGCCATCTCGCCGAACCTTGTGCAGACCTTGGAAAACAACCCAGCTTTCATCCACGGCGGACCCTTCGCCAACATTGCCCATGGTTGCAACTCTGTTATTGCCACCCGGACGGCGCTCAAGCTGGCCGATTATGTGGTGACGGAAGCCGGATTCGGTGCCGATCTGGGCGCCGAGAAATTCTTTGATATCAAATGCCGTAAGGCAGGCTTGAAGCCGGCAGCCGCCGTTGTCGTGGCGACCATCCGTGCCCTCAAGATGCACGGCGGCGTTGCGAAGGAAAACCTGGGCCAGGAGAATGTCGAGGCCGTAAAGAAGGGTTGTTCGAACCTTGCGCGCCATCTGGCGAACGTGAAGTCATTCGGCGTGCCGGTGGTGGTTGCGATCAATCGTTTCTCCGCGGATACGGATGCCGAGGTTGCAGCTGTACAAGAGGTCGCCAAGACACAGGGCGCCAAGGCTATTCTCTGCAACCACTGGGCCGAGGGATCGAAGGGCACCGAGGAGCTGGCGCACGAGGTTGTGCGGGTTGTCGATAGCCAGACCGCCAATTTCTCGCCGATCTATCCTGATGACATGCCGCTTTGGGACAAGGTTAAGACCATCGCTACCAGGCTCTACGGCGCCAGCGACATCATTGCCGACAAGGCAGTTCGCAATCGCTTCAAGGAACTTGAGGATATGGGCTATGGAGACCTGCCGGTCTGCATGGCCAAGACTCAGTACTCCTTCTCGACCGATCCCAACCTGAAAGGCGCACCATCCGGGCATGTGGTTCCGGTGCGGGAGCTCCGTCTTTCGGCGGGGGCGGGATTCGTCGTTGCCATCTGTGGCGAGATCATGACCATGCCGGGCCTGCCGCGTGTACCCTCCGCCCATAACATCAAGCTGGATGCCAACGGCCAGATCGAGGGTCTGTTCTAG
- a CDS encoding tyrosine-type recombinase/integrase, which yields MASIQKRVSSKGKISYRAVVRVKGAPTQTATFLRKTDAVKWAHDKEYQIRYGKHFPTSHAKRVTVAKAIDRYIEEVLPHKPRSLETQRQQLLWWKSEIGSRVLADVRPEVLVETRGKLLSKPSRSVGTLAPSSVNRYMSALRHVFAVAIREWRWIESSPFSALKKLPEPDGRVRYLRKDEAFSLLKACKESKSSVLYPLVVLALSTGARKMELLSLPWDDFDVDKGQIVFQKTKSGRRRSVPVTGKALTILRDLWNERCNGEPYVFTNGKGGHVQDIKLAWQGALARACIEDFRFHDLRHTAASYLAMSGATAFEIAEILGHSTLEMTKRYAHLSPSHLSKVVAGMNASLLGELELDG from the coding sequence TTGGCCAGCATTCAAAAACGGGTTTCTAGCAAGGGGAAGATTTCGTACCGGGCTGTCGTGCGAGTGAAAGGTGCGCCTACGCAGACCGCCACATTCTTGCGCAAGACCGATGCTGTGAAGTGGGCTCACGACAAGGAGTATCAGATCCGGTACGGAAAGCATTTTCCGACATCTCATGCAAAGCGCGTCACCGTCGCGAAGGCCATTGATCGCTATATAGAAGAGGTTCTCCCCCACAAACCAAGATCGCTTGAGACGCAGCGTCAGCAGCTTCTCTGGTGGAAATCAGAAATCGGGTCACGGGTCTTAGCTGATGTCAGACCTGAGGTCCTTGTCGAGACCCGCGGCAAATTGCTCAGCAAGCCGAGCAGAAGTGTGGGAACGCTAGCGCCTTCGAGCGTCAATCGATATATGTCGGCGCTACGTCACGTGTTTGCAGTTGCCATCCGAGAGTGGCGATGGATCGAGTCTTCTCCATTCAGCGCATTGAAGAAACTGCCGGAACCTGATGGCCGCGTCAGGTATCTCCGTAAAGACGAAGCATTTTCGTTGCTCAAAGCCTGCAAGGAAAGCAAAAGCTCAGTTCTGTATCCTCTCGTAGTCCTGGCTCTCTCAACCGGTGCCCGAAAAATGGAACTGTTGTCGCTTCCGTGGGACGACTTCGATGTCGATAAGGGACAGATTGTGTTTCAGAAAACCAAGAGTGGGCGACGGAGGTCAGTCCCGGTTACCGGTAAGGCGCTCACAATTTTGCGGGACCTATGGAATGAGAGGTGCAATGGGGAACCGTATGTGTTTACGAACGGAAAAGGGGGGCATGTGCAGGACATTAAGCTGGCATGGCAGGGAGCCCTCGCTCGAGCATGCATTGAGGATTTTAGATTTCACGACCTGCGTCACACGGCTGCGAGTTATTTAGCAATGAGCGGAGCCACTGCGTTTGAGATTGCAGAGATTCTGGGTCATTCCACTTTAGAGATGACAAAGAGATACGCTCACCTCTCGCCGTCACACCTATCAAAAGTAGTCGCGGGCATGAATGCGTCACTGTTAGGAGAATTGGAGCTTGACGGCTAG
- a CDS encoding dihydrolipoyl dehydrogenase family protein: MSKPLEFDICVIGAGAAGLSIAAGASQLGARTALIEAGEMGGDCLNVGCVPSKALLAAAKAAHSGAEAAKFGITYTKPEVDFAGVMAHVKDVIAGIAPVDSQERFEGLGVTVIREWARFVDKDRVVAGEQEITAKRFVIATGSKPMVPPIEGLADVPFLTNETLFDLQEQPEHLIVMGGGPIGCELSQAFARLGTQVSIVEMASLLPKDDPEAADVVRQSLRKDGVFLHEGAKVTRVSSPVESPFKNGGVTVEVERQDGATEQLQGSHLLVAAGRTPSIQGLDLEKAGVEFHRAGVKVDAGLRTSNRKIYAVGDVAGGPQFTHVASYHASLFIRSFLFRLPARTDYSALPWVTYSDPELAHVGLTEKMADDQGLTVQVLRWPFAENDRAQSERQTAGLLKAITTPKGRILGCTIVGAHAGEAIYPWVLALHKKLSVKDMVGMIAPYPTFGEVTKRATGSYYTPKLFSERTKWLVRLLLKLG; encoded by the coding sequence ATGTCAAAGCCATTGGAGTTTGACATCTGTGTCATAGGTGCCGGGGCCGCAGGTCTATCGATCGCGGCAGGGGCATCCCAACTGGGCGCACGCACCGCACTGATAGAAGCGGGCGAGATGGGCGGCGATTGCCTGAACGTGGGTTGCGTTCCCTCAAAAGCGTTGCTGGCCGCCGCCAAGGCTGCCCATAGCGGCGCGGAGGCCGCCAAGTTCGGTATCACCTACACCAAGCCGGAGGTCGATTTTGCAGGCGTCATGGCCCATGTGAAGGACGTGATCGCGGGTATCGCTCCTGTCGATTCACAAGAACGTTTCGAGGGCTTGGGCGTCACGGTCATCCGCGAATGGGCGCGGTTCGTCGATAAGGACCGGGTTGTGGCCGGAGAGCAGGAGATCACCGCCAAGCGTTTCGTGATCGCCACCGGATCCAAACCCATGGTCCCGCCGATCGAGGGTCTTGCGGATGTGCCCTTTCTAACGAACGAAACGCTTTTCGATCTTCAGGAACAGCCGGAGCATCTCATCGTGATGGGTGGAGGCCCTATCGGATGTGAGTTGAGCCAGGCTTTCGCGCGCCTCGGCACGCAGGTTTCCATTGTCGAGATGGCATCGCTTTTGCCCAAGGATGACCCGGAGGCCGCCGATGTCGTGCGTCAATCGTTGCGAAAGGACGGAGTGTTTTTGCACGAAGGTGCAAAAGTTACGCGCGTCTCTTCACCGGTCGAGAGCCCATTCAAGAATGGCGGCGTAACTGTGGAGGTCGAGCGCCAGGACGGCGCGACCGAGCAGCTACAGGGCAGTCACTTATTGGTCGCGGCCGGCCGCACGCCTTCGATCCAGGGGCTTGATCTGGAGAAGGCCGGCGTCGAATTTCACCGTGCCGGCGTCAAGGTTGATGCCGGATTGCGGACCAGCAACCGTAAGATCTATGCGGTGGGGGACGTGGCTGGCGGTCCACAATTCACCCATGTGGCGAGTTATCACGCCAGTCTTTTCATCCGCTCCTTCCTCTTTCGCTTGCCCGCCAGGACCGACTACAGCGCGCTGCCTTGGGTCACTTACAGCGACCCGGAACTGGCGCATGTCGGCTTGACTGAGAAAATGGCTGACGATCAGGGCTTGACCGTGCAGGTGCTGCGCTGGCCCTTTGCCGAGAATGACCGGGCGCAAAGCGAGCGGCAGACGGCCGGATTGCTGAAGGCCATCACCACTCCGAAAGGCCGAATACTCGGCTGTACCATCGTTGGTGCCCACGCCGGTGAGGCGATCTATCCTTGGGTGCTGGCACTTCACAAAAAGCTTTCGGTGAAGGACATGGTGGGCATGATCGCCCCTTATCCAACATTCGGAGAGGTCACCAAAAGGGCGACCGGGTCCTATTACACACCCAAGCTTTTCAGTGAGCGTACGAAGTGGTTGGTGAGGCTGCTGCTGAAGCTCGGCTAA
- a CDS encoding Crp/Fnr family transcriptional regulator, translating into MPPFDVRFVRNLEQARPRPDRSSAPCVACAVRHLTVCAPLNPAELAEFSTIMKRRHFEPANAVFDEGDLAKHVFNVTSGVVKIYKLLPDGRRQVTGFLIAGDFLGLANEERYAYSAEAVTDARLCCFPRQKFEAMLDNFPAVERQMLMVASHELAAAQEQMLLLGRKTAKEKIASFLLRLSSRYRKRGLQDNPIHLPMSRNDIGDFLGLTTETVSRTFTQLKSSQMIRLLAGGLVELCDIDQLEDIAEGM; encoded by the coding sequence ATGCCGCCGTTCGATGTCAGGTTCGTACGCAATCTTGAACAGGCGCGCCCGCGTCCTGATCGGAGTTCCGCACCTTGTGTCGCCTGCGCTGTTCGTCACTTGACGGTCTGCGCGCCGCTCAACCCGGCAGAGCTGGCGGAGTTTTCCACCATTATGAAGCGCAGGCATTTTGAACCTGCGAATGCAGTGTTCGACGAAGGCGATCTCGCCAAGCATGTTTTCAACGTGACCTCGGGAGTTGTTAAGATCTACAAACTTTTGCCGGACGGTCGCCGTCAGGTCACAGGGTTTCTGATCGCGGGTGACTTTTTGGGTTTGGCGAACGAGGAGCGCTATGCCTATAGCGCCGAGGCCGTTACGGATGCGCGTCTTTGCTGCTTTCCTCGACAGAAGTTTGAAGCGATGCTCGATAATTTCCCGGCCGTCGAGCGGCAGATGTTGATGGTGGCGAGCCATGAACTGGCGGCTGCGCAGGAACAGATGCTGCTGCTGGGTCGGAAGACTGCAAAGGAAAAGATAGCGTCGTTCCTGTTGCGCCTTTCCAGTCGCTATCGTAAGCGCGGGTTGCAGGATAATCCGATCCATCTGCCGATGAGCCGCAATGATATCGGCGATTTTCTTGGGCTTACGACAGAAACGGTAAGCCGCACCTTCACGCAGTTGAAATCATCGCAGATGATTCGTTTGCTGGCGGGCGGACTGGTAGAGCTTTGCGATATCGACCAGCTTGAGGATATTGCCGAGGGAATGTAA
- the gpt gene encoding xanthine phosphoribosyltransferase, translating into MNESAAPNKTFPVSWEELHRHSKALAWRLLETLNPVGIVAVTRGGLVPAAIVARELDVRLIDTLCIASYDDQKQGDLTVLKGIEGDGEGWLIVDDLVDTGKTARAVRAMLPKAHFATVYAKPAGRPLVDSFVTEVSQDTWILFPWDTEPMSVPPIVSRKG; encoded by the coding sequence GTGAATGAATCAGCAGCGCCCAATAAAACCTTCCCGGTTTCCTGGGAAGAGCTTCACCGCCATTCAAAGGCTCTCGCTTGGCGACTGCTGGAGACCCTCAATCCCGTTGGGATCGTAGCCGTCACGCGCGGCGGATTGGTGCCTGCCGCCATCGTGGCCCGCGAGCTTGACGTTCGCTTGATCGACACCCTTTGCATTGCCAGCTACGACGACCAGAAGCAGGGCGATCTAACTGTGTTGAAGGGCATCGAAGGCGATGGCGAGGGATGGCTGATCGTTGATGACCTGGTGGATACGGGCAAAACCGCGCGCGCGGTACGGGCGATGCTGCCAAAAGCCCATTTTGCAACTGTTTACGCCAAGCCGGCCGGGCGTCCTCTCGTGGACAGTTTCGTTACGGAAGTCAGCCAGGATACCTGGATTCTGTTCCCCTGGGACACGGAACCCATGTCGGTACCGCCGATCGTCAGCCGCAAAGGCTAG